A part of Caretta caretta isolate rCarCar2 chromosome 1, rCarCar1.hap1, whole genome shotgun sequence genomic DNA contains:
- the LOC125630287 gene encoding P2Y purinoceptor 1-like has protein sequence MLHALLSSATPIVNWSVYYNLQKLAIYSSQTFCQFKRIFFNINIYGSIYFLTLISFDRYVGAVHPISSLKWWDKNKATFCTIAIWIFIFIESVPDFYYTFAVGRRNDTVACLEYIGEPLHFVVPFTISRVVFGFLIPATVIFTCYMLTLKALQQLKKRQQRRNRIAKPLMLISVAMIVFAIAFIPYHVMMIAVLIYRLNYQLNSDNISMIFTIYELTEIICSISSCLDPIIFILVSKNFHQRFQMIKCPANSGCHCCHSRKVRDITVAQQRMRN, from the exons ATGCTACATGCATTACTTTCTTCTGCAACACCTATAGTAAACTGGAGTG TTTACTATAATCTACAGAAGTTAGCCATATACTCCAGTCAGACATTTTGCCAGTTTAAAAGAATATTCTTCAATATTAATATCTACGGAAGTATCTATTTTCTGACACTCATCAGCTTTGATCGGTATGTAGGTGCTGTCCATCCTATCAGTTCATTAAAGTGGTGGGACAAAAACAAGGCTACATTTTGTACCATTGCAATATGGATCTTCATTTTCATTGAATCAGTTCCTGATTTTTACTATACGTTTGCAGTTGGAAGACGAAATGACACTGTAGCTTGCCTGGAATACATTGGAGAACCTTTACACTTCGTAGTGCCATTCACAATCTCCAGAGTTGTATTTGGATTCCTAATTCCAGCCACAGTCATATTTACCTGCTATATGTTGACTCTTAAGGCATTACAACAACTGAAGAAGCGTCAACAGAGAAGAAATAGAATTGCTAAACCTCTGATGTTGATTTCTGTGGCAATGATTGTTTTTGCTATTGCATTCATTCCGTATCATGTCATGATGATAGCAGTATTAATTTACAGATTGAATTACCAACTAAACTCTGACAATATAAGCATGATATTTACCATTTATGAACTCACTGAAATCATCTGCAGTATTAGCAGTTgcttagaccctatcatttttaTATTGGTAAGTAAGAATTTCCATCAAAGATTTCAAATGATAAAATGTCCTGCTAATTCTGGGTGTCACTGCTGCCATTCACGGAAGGTCAGGGATATCACTGTGGCCCAGCAGAGAATGCGGAATTaa